In Nitrospirota bacterium, the sequence GATTTATGCTTCCATAACTACCCAATCCATCAATTTATGGATTTAATTTTACCCCGCACCACGCCAGAATGTCCTGCCTGTGCAGTCCTCCGCAGCCCGCGTGACGGGGTGCAGGGTTTACTTTTCCTCGAAACGGACAACCTTTTCTTCTTCGACTTCTATAATCATTGATTCAGAACCAGTCTCAAGGGATTTAACCTCGTATATCTCCACTGGTTTCTCTTTACCCTTTACCATCACCTTTTCAAGTCCCTTTATGGATATACAATCGAGGCTGCCTGCTATTACCAGGTCTCTTATCTTGTTCAGGGTGAATTCTGTTATCAGGATGTGGGTATTATATTTCCTTGTAAGTGATTCTACCCTTGAGCCTAAATTTACATGGTCTCCAATTACTGTGTAGTCCATTTTTTCCCCTTCTGCACCGATATTTCCAACAAGCACCTCACCTGTATTTATCCCTATTCCAGCATCAAGGAGAGGTTTGCCTTCTAACTGCCATTTTTGCTGGAGTTCTTCGAGTCTTTTAACCATATTAAGGGCACATCTTATAGCAAGCTCTGCATGGTTTTCCTGCCTCATAGGTGCGCCCCAGAAGGCAAGGATGGCATCTCCAATGAATTTATCAAGTGTTCCCTCCAACCTGAAAATCACCTTTGTCATTGCCCCTAAATACTCATTGAGTATAGCGACAACCTCCTCGGGTGAATGCTTCTCTGAAAATGATGTGAAGCCCCTTACATCTGAAAAGAGGACAGTAACTTCCCTTCTTTCACCACCCAATTTAGCCATATCAGGATTTTTAATTAATTCATTGACAAGCCTTTCCGTAACATAGTTTGAAAACATTGCCCTGATTCTCCGAGCATATCTTTCCTCTACTGCATAATTGTAAGCAGTAACAGTAATAAATATTAGCAGGATATTAATGGAAGGATATGTGAGATTTATCCAGAGTCCCTTTTGTGTAAATAGGTAATAACTTGAGGAGAATATAAGCAAAAGGAACAATCCTGTGATTCCAGAAGCACCAATTGCCTTAAATCTTGTGACAACCAACGATAGCAAAAAGCCTGACGATAAAATAATAACCAGGTTTACAGATAAAGAGGCACTTCTTAGAAACCTGTTTTCCAGTATGGAAGCTATCATATTTGCATGTTTTTCAACTCCTGGCATTGCAGGGGAAAAGGGTGTTACCCTCAAGTCATAAATACCAACTGCGGTTGCGCCGATAAGGACAACTTTGCCCCGTAAAAGTTCAGGTTTCACATTGCCATCCAATATGTCAGATATAGAAATATGCTTGAATGTCTGTTCAGGTCCATAATAATTAATAAGAGTTCTTCCCCACTTATCGGTTGGTATATATCTTTTCCCGAGATGTATGCCTTCTGTGGATTTTAAAATGACTTTTTCAGAAGGAATCCCGAGGTAAGTGGCTATAACCTGAAGTGTAATAGAAGGATAAAGGTAACCATTATATCCGATTACCATGGATTCCCATCTCAATGTGCCGTCGTCGTCTGGAAACATATTGATGTGACCCATTGCCATTGTCTCTCTGAGGAGTTCAGGGACAGGTATGAGCACCCTCTTTGCCATGATTGGAGTATATCTATTAAACATCTCAGGATTCATGATAGAAATGAAAGCTGAATTTATCAGAAATTCGCTATAAGGAGTGCCGGATTCCGTATCAAAGTCAAAGACTATGGGTAATATTACATTTCCTGCCTCTTTTATTGCCTTGCCAAGAGTCGCATCATTTTTTTCGCTCTCGCTGAAGATGATATCTGATACTATTATTTCCGCACCAGCCACATTCAATCTGTTTATCAGTTCTGCGATCTTATCCCTGCTCCAGGGCCATCTCCCAATCCTTTCGATGCTTTTCTCATCTATGGCAGCAATGATAATGTTGTCAGGTGGTTTTATTATGCCCCTAACCTTAAATCTGTAATCGTAGAGTTTCTCTTCAAGGGTTTCAAGGGGAGATAATTTGAAAAACATCAACCCTACTATCAATACTGTAATAGAAAAACCAATGAAGATACCTGTTCTACCTTTCTTTGCTCTCTCCATATCTTACCTTGACCTTATTATCTTTTAGGTGAGGGTTTTTGTCAAGGTATTGCAGTTGATTTTCCTTGACAGACCTTGTTCTGTAGGTTATATATAAAATATAGATAAAATCAGCCTTGAAAACGATTGGAGGGAGCCATGAAAATAAACATGAAAATAAAGTCGAATAACTATTTTATAAGTTTTCTGTTGTTTTCAGGTGTCATCTTTCTTACAGGATGTGCTACAAAATCGTATGTAGAAGAGAAGATTGCACCTATGAATACGAGAGTTGAAAAGCTTGAGATTAGAACAACAGACCTTGAGAGAACAACCACTGCTGATAGGGATAAAATTGGCAGTATCGAAAAGAGACTTCCTGAGATTGCAGGTGATGCAAGAGGTGCAAAGTTCACGGCGCACGCTGCACTTAAGAAGATAGAGGGACTGAAGATAGCAAAAAAGGTCGTGCTCACAAATAGTGATGTCAGATTCAACTTTAATAATTGGCTGATTTCAAAGGCTGGTAAAGCAGTGCTGGACAATTTAGCACGTGAACTTGCAGGTAAGCGTTACTCTTTTATCGTTATAGCAGGACACACCGATCATACAGGTACAGAGGAGTATAACCTTTATCTCGGTAGAGTCCGTGCAGAGGCTGCTGCATCTTATTTGGCCACAAAGGAAGGAATTGATAGAAGCAGGATAATCGTCATGACATTCGGAAAATCTGTTCCTGTTGCCTCAAATAAGACAAAAGAAGGTAGAGAGCAGAATAGAAGGGTTGAGATTACAGTTTACGATGAGGCTTTAGAGTGAAGCCTTTGCACACACTCCTTAATACCTAAGAGAGATTCTGAAACGAGTTCAGAATGACTTTTATTTGCATGCCGAACCTGTTTCAGCATCTCAAATTCACAATAGATACATTCTCTTACCTGAAATTTAGAGTTTAATTTTTGCTTGACAAATCCATCCATTTATGATTCAATTGAATCAGTTGAAGAATTAGTCTGGACAAAGCATAAAATGGTAAATTTAACCATAAAAATTGCTGGCTATTTTAACCTTCTTATGTTAAGTTATTAAAAACTGGCAATAGGAGGAAGGTAATGGGTAAAAAAGCAACTTTTGTTCTGGATGAACAAATAATGAAACAAGCTAAGGAGATTGTTGAAAAAGGTCTTTTTAAATCAATGAATGCCTTCGTTGAGTCTGCAATTAAGGATGAAGTTGAGAAGATAAAAAAAGAACGGATAAGGGAAGCCATTATCGAGGCAAGCAGTGACCCACTTTTTCTTGCCGATGTGGAAGAGATAGAAAGTGATTTTGAGTATGCAGATTTTGATGAGGGAGGAAAAAAATGAGTTATAAGTGGGGAATCTTTATAGCAGACCTTAATCCTGTTCAAGGCTCAGAACAAAGAGGGAAACGTCCTGTTATTGTTGTTAGCGACGAAAACTTTAACAAGTTTATGCCTGTAGTAACTGTTTTGCCAATTACTTCGTTAAAAGAAGGCAGAAAGGTTTATCCCAATGAAGTTATGTTGAAACAGGGAATGGGAAGCATTCCACAGGACTCTATCATCCTTGCCCATCAAATAAGGACAATATCAAAACAAAGACTGAAGGATTTAATAGGAGCCATCGATGATTACAAGACTAAAGAGGCAATAAACGACGCCCTCAGGGTGCATTTGAATTTGTGAAGATGAAAAATAAGATGTGAGGTGTAATAAAGAGATAAATGATGGGTAGGGAGGGGGTTATTTATAGCAATTTACATCCCCTCCCTCGATTAGCGGCGAGAAAAAAGTTCCTTCTCCCCTTGTGGAAGAGGTCAGGGTGAGAGGTATTTTGAGAACAAAGTTTATTGAAGAGATTGTTTGGGGCAAAAGCGTGTGGATTTTTAGAATGAGATGAAGAGTGTTGGGGATTTTGAGAGAATTGGGGAGAGTATATAGTAGAGCTTGGAAATGCTATAAAGAGAAGATTTCATTACTGCAGTCTTATAGGTATAAGTGTAAGTAGATGACTAAAATGGAAGAAATGATTATTGGGTTTTTGTTGTCAATCTTTACTAATGGGATTATTACACTCGCTGATAGATATGATTCTGAGCAAAAAAAGAAATTTGAGGAATTAAGTAAGGAACTAAGAGAATCGAATTTTATCCCAAAAGCAATAGTTGATTCTCTTAAGAGTATTAGCGTAGAGTCCAAAGAAATAGACTCGCTAAAAATATTAGTCAGTGATGATGTTTTTTCAAAGAAGCTTGCAGATATTATATCAAATCAATCTCCCGAAAATGACACAATTAATCTTATTGTTTCTGAGATAAAGAAATATTGCAATATCCCAGAAAGTCAAATCCTAACGATAGAGCCTTTCATTAAAATTTTTGCAAATGAATTTTACAAGAAAGTATTGAGTAATCCCAAACTATCACCTTATTTGATAATCAAAAGAATTGAAGATTCAATAAAAATGTCTGAAAATGACCATCTAGAAATTAAGGAACGTATAGAAAGTCTTCACAAGAAATTTAACACAATAACTTCTCAGGTTCCAAAAGAAAATCCTACTACTTATACTGCTTCCGTTCAGTCATATGAAACTGAAAGACTTATAATAGCAGCTAATAAAATAAATAAAACCGATGAGTTGCCAAGAGTTACACATCTTCTGACAGGTCAATTAGAACGTGTTTTAGCTAAGCTTAATAGTCATTTTAAATCACGTGCCAATGAAGTAAAGGAAATACAGCGAAAAAGAGATTTTAAAAGGGCAATAGAACTGTATCAATCTCTACTTGAAGATGCAGATGAAACCATTGATAAAGACACAATTCTTGGAATTTACGCTGACTGTGCCCTCTGCAGTATAAACTTAGATGATCTTGAATCAGCCAGAATGTGGCTTCGCAAAGCAGAAGAAACAGAGACCATTGATAAAAGAATATTGGCAATATGGAGCTTATATTATTACGCGTTGGGTAATAAGACAAAAGCTCAAGAGTATGCAGATAAATCATTAGCTTTGGATAAATTTTATCATTTAGCGCTTATTATCAAAGCAGGCATAGAATTAGAATCAGGTACTAATGGAGAGAGAATACTCAATCAATATTTTCTTGACGAGAATGGAAATGTAAGAAGCGGGTTTAAACAAGACCGTATGCCAGTAATTTACCGAACCATTGGACAATGCTACATGAAAGATAAAAACTTTGATAAGGCAATCGAGTACTTTGAAAAATCAATAAACCTTGATCCATTGGATGATGGTTGTCTATCGTTGATTGGAACTGCTTATTTTAGAAAAACTATCGGTGAAAGCACACAAATTATTAGATTCCATGAACAACTATCACCAGAAAAACAAGAAATCATAAAAAAGGCTATTGGCTACTTTACTCAAGCCTTAGAATCTGCTGCAAGATATGGAAATATAAAGCATCACATACCAACACGAGTAAATCTTTCTTCGTGTTACATGCTTTTAGGGGACTATGATAAAGCCTATGATATTTCTGAAATATCGTTAGTTTCTGCAGGATATGAGGATTTATTAAAAAGCAAAGCTGCTGCTGCTTATTACAAAGGTCATTTTACAGAAGCGGCAGAATTATTATCAAATATTAAAAAATCCTCATGTCAAGATATTATTAATGAAGCCCTTTCGCTCCTACGGTCTGACAAAAAGCAAGAGGCTTTAGAGTTGATAGACAGTTCATTACATGAAAAGTCGTTCAATTCAGAAGACTTAGATTTGATTAGGCATCTCAGACTTGAAATATTGATTTCTGATAAAGACCAAGAAAATGCTCTCAGAGAATTAAAGAAACTGGAATACTCAACACTCCCTGTATGGCAAAAAGAAACCATATGGGGTGATTATTATGTCCTAGTAAATAACCATGAAAAAGCGGATGAATATTATAAAAAGGCGTTAGAACATTCTAATACAGCTATCCCTACTAAGATTTCCATCGCTGATTACTACTTTAGGAAGGAAGATTATAAGACGTGTTTTGATATCTGTTCTTCGATATCTATCGATGCGATAAAAAGTGACTTGGATATATTTAAGCGATTAATTCAAATGGCGATAATTTCATCTTTCCAAATTCCAAACTGCATTGAATGTCGTAAATATATTAACCATGGGAAGCGAAAGGAGATTGAAGACTTATATCTATATGAGATTTCAGCATCCATTTATTGGCAAAACGACGAACTCAAAAAGGCAAGAGATGAACTTATTATATTAGAAAAAAAGGATACTAATAGAAAACTCGAAGTGCTTAGTAATCTAGGGGTAGTATCTTATATGATGGGAGATTTTAAAGCAGCACAAGAATACCTTACTCAGGCAGAAAGGCTATCAGGATTTTATGACAATACGAAATTGGTTATAAATTGCATCATAGTTCATGTCGTTATTGGTAATAATGTCGAAGCAAAAAGAATATCCAACAAAGCACTCGAAGAAAAGTTTGAAGATAAAGAAGATGATATACATAAATTTGCACCTGTCTTTTATTTAAGAGAAAACAATACAGAGCTTTTTGCCCGATATGCAATTGAATTTAACAAAAAACATGGTGATACTGAATGGCTGTGGAAAAAGTATATTAAAAAGGATGAACAAGAACTAAGAGCAATATTTAGTGAAGCAATACGCAAATCAGAAGAAATTAAAAAGGGATATTTAAAATATCCTCTTCCGCTTGCACTGTTACCAGCATTATTAGGGAAAAGAGAAGTCATACATCTATGGAGATTTAATAGGGAATACAAGTACCCTATATTTTTAGAATCAGGCATCCCTCAAGAACTAGAGTCGGAAATAAAAACAATAAGCAAAAAGAGGTCTATTTTAGTTGATTACACAGCATTACTTACTTTGCAGGAAGCAGGCCCTGATTATTTGTGGATAATCCATAATAGTTTTGATGAGATATTTATTTATAGACCGATGTATTTGAGAATGCTAAATGAACTTATGTCGGAAGAACACGATGGGCTCCGCAGAATAATAAATTTCATCTCAGCATCTAATAAAGTGAAATTCATTAAACGAGTAACAAATAAGACGCTGAATATTCCAGATGAAAGCCTATCTCTTTTAATTCCCGGCGATTATTATGGGTTACTTCAAGTTGCACGAGAAAAAGAAATATGTTTATTGATAGGTGAAGCAAGGCTCAGAGGTATCGTGCGTAGCATTGGGATAGAGGCTTGTGGCATAAGGTCATTACTAGAACATGCTAAACATAAAAATATAATTGACAATCATAATTTGAACCAAGCAATTATTAACATGGCTACTAAAGATTGTCAATTTATCTCATTCAATAATGACACGTTAGAGTGGCTTTTTTCTCGTTATTCTTTAGAGAAAGTTAAGAGTAAATTCAAAAAATTGAGTGATCATATATTCTTGCCAGGTTCTGAGGTTGAAACTTTTACTAATGTATATTCTGAATTTATTCGAGAATTCATTGGTTCCATATTAGATAGTCAAATCATTAAATACTTCATAGAAAAAACTATTCTGGATATTAAGAAACTCACTTCAAGAGCATTGTGTTTCAATATGTTCCCATTTCTCAAACAGGATGGTGTATTAACGGATATGTATAAAATAAATCAGATTTGCTTAGGGTATATCTACCGTTTAGTATTACTTATATATTCATCTATGATAGATGAGCGATTAAAATCGGAATATATAGAGGTCGTTAAAAGAGAGTTTAATTTAGCTTACTGGTATAAATTAAAAATCCAAAACAAAAATGCTATTGGATTTATTTTTGAAGAGGTAAAAAAACAAATACAGGTGTTTGATACTAACAATTTAGCAAAGGATAGTAGCGCATTGTAAAAGATGATAACCTATGCAACTAACTCTACCAGTCATAGATAGCGACACAATAGACATAGGGTTAAAATATAATTTAAGGTTTTAGAAAGATTTAAAGTATATAGGAATATCAGATGTTAGAAGCAAATAAGATAGCTGCTAAAAAATTTAATATTGACACTCATTTAATTGAGAACAAAACAGACATGCAGAAGAACATTAAATAGGTGGTGATGGTCTTTGGGTATTTACAGATTAATAGAAGTAGTTGGATTCTTTTGTAAACTATGTATTTTTATCCAATAATCTTTTAGAAAGAGAGACGAAGGTTATGACTGTATGGTATAAAATACTCCAAAAAGATTGTCTTGAGTGGCTCCGTGAGAGTACTGAGAGCGATATTCATCTCACTTTTGTTGATCCTCCTTTTAATCAGGGAAAGGAGTATAGATACTTTAATGACACCCAACCAGAAGAACAATATTGGAACTGGCTTAAAGATGTATTATCACAGATTTATAAAATAACGGTTGAAGGTGGCGCAGTTTATTTTATGCAAAGGGAAAAGAATACAGAACAAGTGCTAAGAATACTTCGAGAGGCAGGGTGGATTTTTCAAAATTTAATTATATGGAAGAAAAAAACTTCTGCTATTCCATCTGAATTTAGATTTTCTAAGCAATACCAAATTATTGTCTTTGCTACCAGGGGAGAAAAGCCGAGAGTCTTCAATAAACTGCGGATAGATCTTCCTATCCCACCAGAGTATAAACATGAGAGAGTTAATGGAGTCTATCTCCCGGATGTATGGGATGATATTAGGGAGCTAACTTCCGGTTATTTCGCTGGAGATGAGGCAATAAGAGATACCAAAGGAAGCAGGGTACATACGCAACAATCTCCCGTAGCTCTTCTCTTAAGAATTATTTTAGCATCCACCCTGCCTGGCGATACTGTATTGGACCCTTTTGCTGGAACAGGGACTACTTTAGTGGTTGCTCACCAAATAGAGCGGAATTCCATAGGAATAGAAATAGACCCAGAGTATATCAAAATAATCGAGAACCGACTGAAATACCCTAGAACCGCTGATAATGTTTTGCAGTATTACAAACATTATAGATACACCCCTGATCTGGAAAAAATTTGGCCGGGGAATAAACCTATCATTGCCGAACAAAGGAGACTCTTGTAAATGTATGAATTCATCGATGCTGTGGAACTATTCGTTGGAATTGTAAATGGCTTGAGACAAAAACAGATTAATCTCAACTCACCATTAGACGAGATTGTGATAAAAACAAGCAAAACTAACCTTGCTTATGTGGATAATCGTAGGGATGCTAAAGAAAAATACAGTTTTGATCTCTGGGATAGGATTAAAAAGCAATTTAAGGATTCAATGGATTTCATAAATTGGATGGAGGCTCAGGGTATAGCTGAGCGAATTTTATACTCCAAGTCTGAACAGTTCCCTGATTTCTTATTCAAAGTTAGAAGACAAGAAAATAAATTGACTTGTGGTAGTTTGTTAGAATTAAAGGACTCTAAGGGTGGAAGTATAGCATCTTTCAACTCAACACTTCCAACCAAATATAAAAGTTTTGATGAAGTGGATATAATTAACGGAAACAACCTCGTATCAAGGATTACCTCTACTCTGGATGGAAAATTTGCATCTGA encodes:
- a CDS encoding type II toxin-antitoxin system PemK/MazF family toxin, producing MSYKWGIFIADLNPVQGSEQRGKRPVIVVSDENFNKFMPVVTVLPITSLKEGRKVYPNEVMLKQGMGSIPQDSIILAHQIRTISKQRLKDLIGAIDDYKTKEAINDALRVHLNL
- a CDS encoding adenylate/guanylate cyclase domain-containing protein, which encodes MERAKKGRTGIFIGFSITVLIVGLMFFKLSPLETLEEKLYDYRFKVRGIIKPPDNIIIAAIDEKSIERIGRWPWSRDKIAELINRLNVAGAEIIVSDIIFSESEKNDATLGKAIKEAGNVILPIVFDFDTESGTPYSEFLINSAFISIMNPEMFNRYTPIMAKRVLIPVPELLRETMAMGHINMFPDDDGTLRWESMVIGYNGYLYPSITLQVIATYLGIPSEKVILKSTEGIHLGKRYIPTDKWGRTLINYYGPEQTFKHISISDILDGNVKPELLRGKVVLIGATAVGIYDLRVTPFSPAMPGVEKHANMIASILENRFLRSASLSVNLVIILSSGFLLSLVVTRFKAIGASGITGLFLLLIFSSSYYLFTQKGLWINLTYPSINILLIFITVTAYNYAVEERYARRIRAMFSNYVTERLVNELIKNPDMAKLGGERREVTVLFSDVRGFTSFSEKHSPEEVVAILNEYLGAMTKVIFRLEGTLDKFIGDAILAFWGAPMRQENHAELAIRCALNMVKRLEELQQKWQLEGKPLLDAGIGINTGEVLVGNIGAEGEKMDYTVIGDHVNLGSRVESLTRKYNTHILITEFTLNKIRDLVIAGSLDCISIKGLEKVMVKGKEKPVEIYEVKSLETGSESMIIEVEEEKVVRFEEK
- a CDS encoding OmpA family protein, yielding MKINMKIKSNNYFISFLLFSGVIFLTGCATKSYVEEKIAPMNTRVEKLEIRTTDLERTTTADRDKIGSIEKRLPEIAGDARGAKFTAHAALKKIEGLKIAKKVVLTNSDVRFNFNNWLISKAGKAVLDNLARELAGKRYSFIVIAGHTDHTGTEEYNLYLGRVRAEAAASYLATKEGIDRSRIIVMTFGKSVPVASNKTKEGREQNRRVEITVYDEALE
- a CDS encoding tetratricopeptide repeat protein, encoding MEEMIIGFLLSIFTNGIITLADRYDSEQKKKFEELSKELRESNFIPKAIVDSLKSISVESKEIDSLKILVSDDVFSKKLADIISNQSPENDTINLIVSEIKKYCNIPESQILTIEPFIKIFANEFYKKVLSNPKLSPYLIIKRIEDSIKMSENDHLEIKERIESLHKKFNTITSQVPKENPTTYTASVQSYETERLIIAANKINKTDELPRVTHLLTGQLERVLAKLNSHFKSRANEVKEIQRKRDFKRAIELYQSLLEDADETIDKDTILGIYADCALCSINLDDLESARMWLRKAEETETIDKRILAIWSLYYYALGNKTKAQEYADKSLALDKFYHLALIIKAGIELESGTNGERILNQYFLDENGNVRSGFKQDRMPVIYRTIGQCYMKDKNFDKAIEYFEKSINLDPLDDGCLSLIGTAYFRKTIGESTQIIRFHEQLSPEKQEIIKKAIGYFTQALESAARYGNIKHHIPTRVNLSSCYMLLGDYDKAYDISEISLVSAGYEDLLKSKAAAAYYKGHFTEAAELLSNIKKSSCQDIINEALSLLRSDKKQEALELIDSSLHEKSFNSEDLDLIRHLRLEILISDKDQENALRELKKLEYSTLPVWQKETIWGDYYVLVNNHEKADEYYKKALEHSNTAIPTKISIADYYFRKEDYKTCFDICSSISIDAIKSDLDIFKRLIQMAIISSFQIPNCIECRKYINHGKRKEIEDLYLYEISASIYWQNDELKKARDELIILEKKDTNRKLEVLSNLGVVSYMMGDFKAAQEYLTQAERLSGFYDNTKLVINCIIVHVVIGNNVEAKRISNKALEEKFEDKEDDIHKFAPVFYLRENNTELFARYAIEFNKKHGDTEWLWKKYIKKDEQELRAIFSEAIRKSEEIKKGYLKYPLPLALLPALLGKREVIHLWRFNREYKYPIFLESGIPQELESEIKTISKKRSILVDYTALLTLQEAGPDYLWIIHNSFDEIFIYRPMYLRMLNELMSEEHDGLRRIINFISASNKVKFIKRVTNKTLNIPDESLSLLIPGDYYGLLQVAREKEICLLIGEARLRGIVRSIGIEACGIRSLLEHAKHKNIIDNHNLNQAIINMATKDCQFISFNNDTLEWLFSRYSLEKVKSKFKKLSDHIFLPGSEVETFTNVYSEFIREFIGSILDSQIIKYFIEKTILDIKKLTSRALCFNMFPFLKQDGVLTDMYKINQICLGYIYRLVLLIYSSMIDERLKSEYIEVVKREFNLAYWYKLKIQNKNAIGFIFEEVKKQIQVFDTNNLAKDSSAL
- a CDS encoding site-specific DNA-methyltransferase, with the protein product MTVWYKILQKDCLEWLRESTESDIHLTFVDPPFNQGKEYRYFNDTQPEEQYWNWLKDVLSQIYKITVEGGAVYFMQREKNTEQVLRILREAGWIFQNLIIWKKKTSAIPSEFRFSKQYQIIVFATRGEKPRVFNKLRIDLPIPPEYKHERVNGVYLPDVWDDIRELTSGYFAGDEAIRDTKGSRVHTQQSPVALLLRIILASTLPGDTVLDPFAGTGTTLVVAHQIERNSIGIEIDPEYIKIIENRLKYPRTADNVLQYYKHYRYTPDLEKIWPGNKPIIAEQRRLL